In Coriobacteriaceae bacterium, a single window of DNA contains:
- a CDS encoding ATP-binding protein, whose protein sequence is MKRLSLQWRITLMTALLVCSTCVLMNCLVGYSGMRYMDSIGAEASAHSKVEAASPSSFDPTNKELDDALTIVVNDAQESFGATSWYITAAVTLLGGVLAYFVSGHALRPLRFFATQVESVRPDNLADTKISEDVPSELRRCSASFNDMIARLDEGFSAQRQFTGNAAHELRTPLALMQAQVELFCAEHPDVDADTASLLGLLQEQTERMTHMTKTLLEMSELRSVPCNDVIDLAPMIEEVLTDLAPLAEQKDITLTSEGDAQTIGSDTLIYRLLFNLTENAIRYSAPNSTVQINACAEGDHVLLRVRDQGPGVPEQYQTSIFQPFFRVDKSRSRAYGGVGLGLALVWEIAALHGGSIEVEKSSERGTTMLATLPTRALGSLK, encoded by the coding sequence ATGAAGCGGCTGTCTCTGCAGTGGCGCATCACGTTGATGACGGCCCTGCTGGTATGCTCGACCTGCGTACTTATGAATTGTCTGGTTGGCTACTCCGGCATGCGCTACATGGACTCGATTGGTGCAGAAGCGTCGGCGCACAGCAAGGTGGAGGCGGCCTCGCCCAGCTCATTTGACCCGACAAACAAAGAGCTCGACGACGCGCTGACCATCGTCGTGAACGACGCCCAAGAATCGTTTGGCGCGACGAGCTGGTATATAACTGCGGCGGTGACGCTGCTCGGCGGCGTGCTGGCCTACTTTGTAAGCGGACATGCGCTGCGGCCGTTGCGCTTCTTTGCGACGCAAGTCGAGAGCGTGCGGCCCGACAACCTCGCCGACACAAAAATCAGCGAGGACGTGCCCTCTGAACTCAGGCGCTGCAGCGCGTCGTTTAACGACATGATTGCCCGCCTTGACGAGGGATTTTCCGCACAAAGACAGTTTACGGGCAATGCGGCGCACGAGCTGCGCACGCCACTTGCGCTCATGCAGGCCCAGGTCGAGCTGTTTTGCGCCGAGCACCCCGACGTCGACGCCGATACAGCGAGCCTGCTCGGGCTGCTGCAGGAGCAGACCGAGCGAATGACGCACATGACAAAGACCCTGCTCGAGATGAGCGAGCTGCGCAGTGTCCCTTGCAACGATGTGATTGACCTAGCGCCGATGATCGAAGAAGTGCTCACGGACCTGGCACCCCTTGCCGAGCAAAAAGACATCACGCTTACAAGTGAGGGCGACGCGCAAACGATCGGCAGCGACACGCTGATCTATCGGTTGCTGTTCAACTTGACCGAAAACGCCATACGTTACAGCGCGCCCAACTCGACCGTGCAAATCAACGCCTGCGCCGAAGGCGACCACGTGCTGCTACGCGTGCGCGACCAGGGGCCGGGCGTTCCCGAGCAATACCAGACGAGCATCTTTCAGCCCTTCTTTCGTGTCGACAAATCGCGCAGCAGGGCATACGGCGGCGTGGGGCTGGGGCTTGCGCTGGTCTGGGAGATCGCCGCGCTCCACGGCGGCTCCATCGAGGTCGAAAAGAGCTCGGAGCGCGGAACGACCATGCTCGCAACTCTTCCCACTCGCGCACTCGGCTCATTAAAATAA
- a CDS encoding toprim domain-containing protein yields the protein MAKNTANYGNDSIRQLKDEERVRLRPAVIFGSDGLDGCAHAAFEILSNAVDEARQGYGKLIILTAFRDGSIQVEDNGRGCPLDWNPSEKRFNWELVFCELYAGGKYNNNQGGDYDFSLGTNGLGSCATQYASEYMDVTVWRDGNKYSLHFKKGKVVGAKKKALEIEPSDEDRTGTTIKWRPDLEVFTSISIPHDWYRETMRRQAVVNANVTFRLRIEGDDGEFTEEDFCYPKGIEDYVLEKVGADYLTEPFFIEADRRGRDREDLPDYNVKITACMCFSRTFMMQEYYHNSSWLENGGSPEKAARNALTSAIDAYIKQQGKYNKNESGIKWQDVQDCLVLVTNCFSTQTSYENQTKKAINNRFIQQAMTAFFKERLSTYLIENKDAANKIVEQVLINKRSRENAEKTRLSIKTNLQQKTDMANRVQKFIDCRSKDKNRREIYIVEGDSAAGAIRTSRDAEFQGVMPVRGKILNCLKEDYPRIFKSDIIMDLMRVLGCGVEIKDKRIKNLGAFDLDNLNWNKVIICTDADVDGYHIRTLVLTMLYRLVPTLIDEGYVYIAESPLYEINCKEKTYFAYTELEKNGILKEIGDQKCSINRSKGLGENDPDMMWLTTMNPETRRLIKVEPEDVTKMETMFNLLLGNDEAGRKRHISEHGKEYLDQLDLQ from the coding sequence ATGGCAAAAAACACCGCAAACTATGGTAACGACAGTATCCGCCAGCTCAAGGACGAGGAGCGCGTACGCCTGCGCCCCGCCGTCATCTTTGGCTCGGACGGACTCGACGGCTGCGCGCACGCCGCCTTTGAGATCCTGTCCAACGCCGTTGACGAGGCGCGCCAGGGCTACGGCAAGCTCATCATCCTTACCGCCTTTCGCGATGGCTCCATTCAGGTAGAGGACAACGGCCGCGGCTGCCCACTCGACTGGAACCCTTCCGAGAAGCGCTTTAACTGGGAGCTCGTCTTTTGCGAGCTCTACGCCGGCGGCAAGTACAACAACAACCAGGGCGGCGACTACGACTTCTCGCTCGGCACCAACGGCCTGGGCTCGTGCGCGACCCAGTACGCTTCCGAGTACATGGACGTCACCGTTTGGCGCGACGGTAACAAGTACTCTCTGCACTTTAAGAAAGGCAAGGTCGTCGGCGCCAAAAAGAAGGCGCTCGAGATCGAGCCCAGCGACGAGGACCGCACCGGCACCACCATCAAGTGGCGCCCCGATCTTGAGGTCTTTACCTCGATCAGCATTCCCCACGACTGGTATCGCGAGACCATGCGCCGCCAGGCCGTGGTTAACGCCAACGTGACCTTCCGCCTGCGCATCGAGGGCGATGATGGCGAGTTTACCGAAGAGGACTTTTGCTACCCCAAGGGCATCGAGGACTATGTGCTCGAGAAGGTCGGTGCCGACTACCTCACCGAGCCCTTCTTTATCGAGGCCGACCGTCGCGGTCGCGACCGCGAAGACCTGCCCGACTACAACGTAAAGATCACCGCGTGCATGTGCTTCTCGCGCACTTTCATGATGCAGGAGTACTACCACAACTCATCGTGGCTCGAGAACGGCGGCTCACCCGAGAAGGCGGCCCGTAACGCTCTGACCAGCGCCATCGATGCCTACATTAAGCAACAGGGCAAATACAACAAAAACGAGAGCGGCATTAAGTGGCAAGACGTCCAGGACTGCCTGGTGCTGGTGACCAACTGCTTCTCCACCCAGACGTCCTACGAGAACCAGACCAAGAAAGCCATCAACAACCGCTTTATCCAGCAGGCCATGACGGCATTCTTTAAGGAGCGCCTCTCGACCTACTTGATCGAGAACAAAGACGCTGCCAACAAGATCGTGGAGCAGGTGCTCATCAACAAGCGCTCGCGCGAGAACGCCGAGAAGACGCGCCTGAGCATTAAGACCAACCTGCAGCAAAAGACCGACATGGCCAACCGCGTGCAGAAGTTCATCGACTGCCGTTCCAAGGACAAAAACCGTCGCGAGATCTACATCGTAGAGGGCGACTCGGCAGCTGGCGCCATCCGAACGTCGCGCGACGCCGAGTTCCAGGGCGTTATGCCCGTCCGCGGCAAGATCCTCAACTGCCTAAAGGAAGACTACCCGCGCATCTTTAAGTCCGACATCATCATGGACCTCATGCGCGTGCTGGGCTGCGGTGTGGAGATCAAGGACAAGCGCATCAAGAACCTTGGTGCCTTTGACCTGGACAACCTCAACTGGAACAAGGTCATTATCTGTACGGACGCCGACGTCGACGGTTATCACATCCGCACGCTCGTGCTCACCATGCTCTACCGCTTGGTGCCCACGCTTATCGACGAGGGTTACGTGTATATCGCCGAGTCGCCGCTCTACGAGATCAACTGCAAAGAGAAGACCTACTTTGCCTACACTGAGCTCGAGAAAAACGGCATCCTCAAGGAGATCGGCGACCAAAAGTGCTCGATCAACCGCTCCAAGGGTCTTGGTGAGAACGACCCTGACATGATGTGGCTCACCACCATGAACCCCGAGACGCGACGCCTGATCAAGGTGGAGCCCGAGGACGTCACCAAGATGGAAACCATGTTCAACCTTTTGCTAGGCAACGACGAGGCGGGCCGCAAGCGCCATATCTCCGAGCACGGCAAGGAATATCTGGACCAGCTGGACCTGCAGTAG
- a CDS encoding helix-turn-helix transcriptional regulator yields MPGKKNLRMKAARAAAGLSQADLAQAVGVTRQTIGLIEAGGYNPTLNLCVAICKALRVTLNDLFWEDETDADPNAL; encoded by the coding sequence ATGCCGGGCAAAAAGAACCTACGCATGAAGGCGGCACGCGCGGCGGCTGGCCTTTCGCAAGCTGACTTAGCCCAAGCCGTGGGCGTTACGCGCCAAACCATCGGCCTTATCGAGGCGGGCGGCTACAACCCCACGCTCAATTTGTGCGTGGCAATCTGTAAGGCGCTGCGCGTTACGTTGAACGACTTGTTTTGGGAAGACGAAACCGACGCCGACCCTAATGCTCTTTAG
- a CDS encoding response regulator transcription factor has protein sequence MRILVVEDERALCDAIARSLRNLAYSVDCCYDGQQALDLLDIETFDLVVLDLNLPHVDGMTVLRQLRITDCETKVLVLSARGEVTDKVAGLDAGANDYLTKPFHLDELAARIRSLTLRRFTQSDVVLTCGSLSFDTKARVASVGGETLCLTRKETGILEYLMLNQGRPVSQEELIEHVWDSSVNSFSNATRVHISSLRKKLRGALGHDPIRNRIGEGYVMEDGK, from the coding sequence ATGCGCATCTTGGTCGTCGAGGACGAGCGGGCGCTGTGCGATGCGATCGCACGCAGCCTGCGCAACTTGGCCTATAGCGTCGACTGCTGCTACGACGGGCAGCAGGCCCTCGACCTGCTCGATATCGAGACCTTTGATCTTGTCGTGCTCGACCTCAATCTCCCCCATGTCGACGGCATGACCGTGCTCAGGCAACTCAGAATTACCGATTGCGAGACCAAGGTGCTCGTGCTCTCGGCACGCGGCGAGGTCACCGACAAGGTAGCAGGGCTCGATGCGGGCGCCAACGACTACCTCACCAAGCCGTTCCATCTTGACGAGCTGGCAGCACGTATCCGTAGCCTCACGCTCAGACGCTTTACGCAAAGCGACGTTGTCCTGACCTGTGGCTCGCTGAGCTTTGACACCAAAGCGCGCGTCGCCTCCGTGGGCGGCGAGACCCTATGCCTCACGCGCAAGGAGACCGGCATCTTGGAATACCTGATGCTTAACCAGGGGCGGCCGGTGAGCCAGGAAGAGCTTATCGAGCATGTATGGGACAGCAGCGTCAACAGCTTTAGCAACGCGACCCGCGTGCACATCTCGTCGCTGCGCAAAAAGCTGCGCGGTGCGTTGGGGCACGACCCCATCCGCAACCGAATCGGCGAAGGCTACGTTATGGAGGACGGCAAATGA
- a CDS encoding 4Fe-4S binding protein, translating into MDKRKNTASHLLARFRGLIQAAATLATNIHLPNFAKGGIYQGAGKAVCVPGLNCYSCPAASGACPIGSFQSVVGSSKFSFSYYVTGTLILIGVLLGRFVCGFLCPFGWLQELLHKIPSKKLSTKKLKPLTYIKYAVLLFAVVLLPVLVVNDVGMGDPFFCKYICPQGVLEGAIPLSIMNVGIRSALGKLFTWKLAILIVVAVLSVLFYRPFCKWICPLGAFYALMNKVSLLGIQVDQGKCVSCGKCARVCQMDVDVTRTPDHAECIRCGKCVGACPVDAISFRYGLGATGNKSAQPTQACENK; encoded by the coding sequence TTGGATAAAAGAAAAAACACTGCATCGCATCTTTTGGCGAGATTCCGCGGATTGATTCAGGCGGCGGCGACGCTTGCGACCAATATTCACCTGCCTAACTTTGCCAAGGGCGGTATCTACCAGGGAGCCGGCAAAGCCGTCTGCGTGCCGGGGCTTAACTGCTACTCGTGTCCAGCGGCCTCGGGTGCGTGCCCCATCGGGTCGTTTCAGTCGGTGGTGGGATCGTCTAAGTTCAGCTTTTCGTATTACGTCACCGGAACGCTCATTCTAATCGGCGTGCTGCTGGGACGTTTTGTATGCGGCTTTTTGTGCCCGTTTGGATGGCTGCAAGAGCTTTTGCACAAGATTCCCAGCAAAAAGCTCTCCACGAAAAAGCTCAAGCCGCTCACGTACATCAAGTATGCCGTGCTGCTGTTTGCCGTGGTGCTGCTGCCCGTCTTGGTGGTCAACGATGTGGGTATGGGCGACCCGTTCTTTTGCAAGTACATCTGCCCGCAAGGTGTGCTCGAGGGCGCGATTCCGCTGTCCATCATGAACGTGGGAATCCGCTCCGCGCTGGGAAAGCTCTTTACCTGGAAGCTCGCGATTCTCATTGTGGTTGCGGTGCTGAGCGTACTGTTCTATCGCCCCTTCTGTAAATGGATTTGCCCCCTCGGTGCATTTTATGCGCTTATGAACAAGGTGTCGTTACTGGGGATCCAGGTTGACCAGGGCAAGTGCGTCTCGTGCGGCAAGTGCGCCAGGGTGTGCCAGATGGACGTGGACGTTACGCGTACACCCGACCATGCCGAGTGCATTCGTTGCGGCAAATGCGTGGGCGCGTGCCCCGTCGATGCCATTAGCTTTCGCTACGGGCTGGGCGCGACGGGCAACAAGTCCGCGCAGCCCACGCAAGCCTGCGAAAACAAATAG
- a CDS encoding redoxin domain-containing protein — translation MKLSKIAALLMLPVLALTLAACSAPKGDAKDTASGDAQIAELVAQKPSSAEEAAELYQQLLQKENEIFASDNALWEKVFLAANKDTPMIEDGKNYGDFLLDTIEGAKDQFTADELKTLKAGAQQVKEIEDKLMALEKEFPGCGSTPGEGESVDASAAGMTNGESEETKFPSFKGKDLDGNDVNSDELFSKNKVTVMNFWFTTCKPCVGELGDLEKLNKELAEKGGQVVGVNSFTLDGNKDEVADAKDVLSKKGVTYKNIWFKSDSEAGKFTSNLYSFPTTYVIDQNGNIVGEPIMGGINSAEQREALNKLIDQALAKSGQ, via the coding sequence ATGAAACTGTCAAAAATTGCGGCTCTGTTGATGCTGCCCGTGCTGGCGCTGACGCTCGCGGCGTGCTCTGCCCCCAAGGGCGACGCGAAGGATACCGCGAGCGGCGATGCGCAGATTGCCGAGCTTGTGGCGCAAAAGCCGTCGAGCGCCGAGGAGGCGGCCGAGCTGTACCAGCAGCTGCTGCAAAAGGAAAACGAGATCTTTGCGAGTGATAACGCCCTATGGGAAAAGGTGTTCCTTGCGGCCAACAAAGACACTCCCATGATTGAGGACGGCAAGAACTACGGCGACTTTTTGCTTGATACCATCGAGGGCGCCAAGGACCAGTTTACAGCTGACGAGCTCAAGACGCTTAAGGCCGGCGCGCAGCAGGTCAAGGAGATCGAGGACAAGCTCATGGCGCTGGAGAAGGAGTTCCCCGGATGTGGCAGCACGCCCGGCGAGGGGGAGAGCGTTGATGCTTCGGCCGCAGGGATGACCAACGGCGAGAGCGAGGAGACGAAGTTCCCTAGCTTTAAGGGCAAGGACTTGGACGGCAACGATGTAAACAGCGACGAGCTGTTCTCCAAGAACAAGGTCACCGTCATGAACTTCTGGTTTACCACCTGCAAGCCGTGCGTGGGAGAGCTGGGCGATCTGGAGAAGCTCAACAAGGAGCTTGCCGAGAAGGGCGGTCAGGTCGTGGGCGTTAATTCCTTTACGCTCGACGGCAACAAAGACGAGGTGGCCGATGCCAAGGACGTGCTTTCCAAGAAGGGCGTGACGTATAAAAACATCTGGTTTAAGTCGGATAGCGAGGCCGGAAAGTTCACCTCAAACCTCTACTCGTTCCCGACCACCTACGTGATCGACCAGAACGGCAACATCGTGGGAGAGCCGATCATGGGCGGTATCAACTCCGCTGAGCAGCGCGAGGCGCTCAACAAACTGATCGATCAGGCACTCGCGAAGAGCGGACAGTAG
- a CDS encoding CD1871A family CXXC motif-containing protein → MFKAIKPVAQVALLIVGVAMVCFGVMRGEADAVLAKAIRLCLECIGIG, encoded by the coding sequence TTGTTCAAAGCGATTAAGCCTGTGGCGCAGGTGGCTTTGCTGATCGTTGGGGTAGCCATGGTGTGCTTTGGCGTTATGCGCGGCGAGGCAGATGCCGTGCTGGCCAAGGCAATCAGGCTGTGCTTGGAGTGTATCGGAATTGGATAA
- a CDS encoding ATP-binding protein, translated as MEFIGRELELARIKKTLNAPEQRNVLIYGRRRVGKSELIKQALTDLSDVATIYYECRQTSEADNLESLSALAAEALSFPPLAFTGIRELIEFLFAQAKDKNITLVLDEYPYLRDAVKGLDSILQTSIDAHREDSRLNIVLCGSYVEIMKSLIEHESPLYGRIDLALELKPMDYFDAAKFYPAFSPEDKVRLYSVFGGIPFYNRLIDQSQSVRDNIIELVTEPGARLESEVPSYLNAEISKMTNANEVFGALAQGYSRWGDVLAQSHVSSGPAMADVLDKLMSLEIVQKRAPINDPTNKRKSGYFVVDPLSLFYYRYVFRNASARQLLDPEVFYDRHVSQDFEENYTPHMFEEICRQYLVRQNRTGKIEPAFDAIGKYWYDDPANKTSGEFDVVTQDPEGYAFYEAKFRKSPVTQKMVDEEIAQVEATGLKCHRYGFFSRSGFEADESDRTVFIDLPQMFE; from the coding sequence GTGGAATTCATTGGCAGGGAGCTTGAACTCGCCCGTATTAAGAAAACACTCAATGCGCCCGAGCAGCGCAATGTTCTCATTTACGGAAGGCGTCGCGTCGGCAAAAGTGAGCTCATCAAGCAGGCGCTAACCGATTTATCGGACGTCGCAACGATCTATTACGAGTGCCGCCAAACCTCCGAGGCAGACAACCTCGAGAGTCTGTCCGCCCTTGCTGCTGAAGCGCTAAGCTTTCCTCCGCTCGCCTTCACGGGCATCCGCGAGCTCATCGAATTTCTGTTTGCCCAAGCCAAAGACAAGAACATTACCCTCGTTCTCGACGAATACCCCTACTTGAGAGATGCGGTTAAAGGCTTAGACAGCATTCTCCAGACCTCAATCGACGCTCACAGGGAAGACTCACGTTTAAACATTGTCCTGTGCGGCTCCTATGTTGAGATTATGAAATCTCTCATCGAGCATGAAAGCCCCCTCTACGGGCGAATTGATCTCGCGCTTGAGCTTAAGCCCATGGATTACTTTGACGCTGCAAAGTTCTATCCCGCGTTCTCACCCGAGGACAAGGTGCGGCTCTATAGCGTTTTTGGCGGCATCCCCTTTTACAATCGCCTCATCGATCAGTCCCAAAGCGTACGCGACAATATCATCGAGCTCGTCACAGAACCTGGCGCCCGCTTAGAAAGCGAAGTACCGTCCTATCTCAACGCCGAGATCTCGAAGATGACCAACGCCAACGAAGTTTTCGGGGCTCTCGCACAAGGTTACTCCCGTTGGGGGGACGTGCTGGCACAGTCGCACGTCTCGAGCGGTCCGGCCATGGCAGACGTACTCGACAAGCTCATGTCACTCGAAATCGTCCAAAAGCGTGCACCCATCAACGACCCTACGAATAAGCGCAAGTCTGGCTACTTTGTGGTGGACCCACTTTCGCTCTTTTACTATCGCTACGTCTTCCGCAATGCTTCTGCGCGTCAGCTGCTCGACCCGGAAGTCTTCTATGATCGTCACGTCTCCCAAGACTTCGAGGAAAACTACACTCCACATATGTTCGAGGAGATCTGCCGTCAATACCTCGTACGGCAAAACAGGACTGGCAAGATCGAACCGGCTTTCGATGCCATAGGCAAGTACTGGTACGACGATCCCGCAAACAAAACGAGCGGCGAATTCGATGTGGTAACGCAAGACCCCGAGGGCTACGCATTCTACGAAGCAAAGTTCCGCAAATCCCCCGTCACGCAAAAAATGGTCGACGAGGAAATCGCCCAAGTCGAGGCAACGGGGCTCAAGTGCCATCGCTACGGATTCTTCTCCCGTTCGGGCTTCGAAGCTGACGAAAGCGATCGAACCGTCTTCATCGACCTGCCGCAGATGTTTGAATAG
- the guaA gene encoding glutamine-hydrolyzing GMP synthase: MDPNKRPDDMVRITTPELAQAFIDEQVTAIREQIGDKKVLLALSGGVDSSVVAALLIKAIGKQLICVHVNHGLMRKGESEQVIDVFQNQMDANLVYVDATDRFLDKLVDVDEPEAKRKIIGAEFIRVFEEEARKVGDEVSFLAQGTIYPDILESQDGVKAHHNVGGLPEDLQFELCEPVKLLYKDEVRVVGRELGLPENMVERQPFPGPGLGVRCLGAITRDRLEALREADAIVREEIDKAGLTIWQYFAVVPDFRATGVREGKRAYDWPCIIRCINTVDVMTAEVPELDWALLRRITARVTAEVPGICRVCYDLTPKPVGTVEWE, from the coding sequence ATGGATCCCAACAAGCGTCCCGACGATATGGTGCGTATCACCACTCCCGAACTTGCTCAGGCGTTCATCGACGAGCAGGTCACCGCAATCCGCGAGCAGATCGGTGACAAGAAGGTTCTGCTGGCCCTTTCTGGCGGCGTCGACAGCTCTGTTGTCGCGGCGCTGCTGATCAAGGCCATCGGCAAGCAGCTTATCTGCGTGCATGTGAACCATGGACTCATGCGCAAGGGCGAGAGCGAGCAGGTCATCGACGTGTTCCAGAATCAGATGGACGCCAACCTGGTTTACGTGGACGCCACCGACCGCTTTCTCGATAAACTCGTCGACGTCGACGAGCCCGAGGCCAAGCGCAAGATTATCGGCGCCGAGTTCATCCGCGTGTTCGAGGAGGAGGCCCGCAAGGTCGGTGACGAGGTCAGTTTCCTCGCCCAGGGCACCATCTACCCCGACATTCTGGAGTCGCAGGACGGCGTGAAGGCTCACCACAACGTTGGCGGCCTGCCCGAGGACCTGCAGTTTGAGCTCTGCGAGCCCGTTAAGCTGCTGTACAAGGACGAGGTGCGCGTCGTGGGCCGCGAGCTCGGCCTGCCCGAGAACATGGTTGAGCGTCAGCCGTTCCCCGGTCCTGGCCTGGGCGTCCGCTGCCTTGGCGCCATCACCCGTGACCGTCTCGAGGCGCTGCGCGAGGCCGATGCCATCGTGCGCGAAGAGATCGACAAGGCCGGCCTGACCATCTGGCAGTACTTTGCCGTAGTGCCCGATTTCCGCGCTACCGGTGTGCGCGAGGGCAAGCGCGCCTACGACTGGCCCTGCATTATTCGCTGCATCAACACCGTCGACGTCATGACCGCCGAGGTGCCTGAGCTCGACTGGGCGCTGCTCAGGCGCATTACCGCTCGCGTGACCGCCGAGGTCCCCGGTATTTGCCGCGTTTGCTACGACCTCACGCCGAAGCCCGTTGGCACGGTCGAGTGGGAGTAA
- a CDS encoding LuxR C-terminal-related transcriptional regulator, protein MDCDGYPCVPMPLMCTAFVPGQIDAAVAGISDPDSRTIATAEALYFRGQATLAAETARPYLDATDPALRYSACFICGYASLSLNRIADARRCLAGILDTPTDEESPAVHATHILFASAASVLLHLPSPYSAEEFYPLAAHLPEGLRLFASYVMAHALYLRGEYGRSLGMVENALIMKQGSYPISELFLHLAASMACMSLKDIDAAKTHFGAAWDIARPDGLIELIGEHHGLLQGLIEACLKSQYPDDFARIIEITYRFSYGWRRIHNPDSGEDVADDLTTTEFTMAMLACRGWTNVEIARHMGVSPGTVKNRLSGVYTKLGIGTRAELVAHMLR, encoded by the coding sequence ATGGACTGCGATGGCTACCCATGCGTTCCCATGCCGTTGATGTGCACCGCCTTTGTGCCGGGGCAGATTGACGCTGCGGTTGCAGGCATTTCCGACCCCGATTCGCGCACCATCGCCACGGCAGAAGCGCTGTACTTTCGCGGACAGGCCACCCTTGCTGCCGAGACAGCACGTCCCTATCTTGACGCCACCGACCCCGCACTGCGCTATTCCGCATGCTTTATCTGCGGATATGCCAGTCTGTCGCTCAACCGTATCGCCGATGCCCGCCGTTGCCTTGCGGGCATCCTCGATACGCCAACTGACGAGGAATCGCCCGCCGTCCACGCCACGCATATCCTGTTCGCCTCGGCCGCGAGCGTCCTGCTGCACTTGCCTTCCCCGTATTCTGCCGAAGAGTTTTATCCACTTGCGGCGCATCTGCCCGAAGGCCTGCGCCTGTTCGCCAGCTACGTGATGGCGCATGCCTTATATCTGCGCGGTGAATACGGCCGCAGCCTGGGCATGGTGGAAAATGCCCTGATCATGAAACAGGGAAGCTATCCGATCTCGGAACTGTTCCTGCACTTGGCAGCTTCCATGGCATGCATGAGCCTCAAGGACATCGACGCCGCAAAAACGCACTTCGGAGCCGCTTGGGACATTGCGCGTCCCGACGGCCTTATCGAACTCATCGGCGAGCACCACGGCCTTTTGCAGGGGCTTATCGAGGCATGCTTAAAATCGCAATACCCCGACGATTTCGCTCGCATCATCGAGATCACGTATCGATTCAGCTACGGTTGGCGGCGCATCCACAACCCCGATTCGGGCGAGGACGTGGCCGACGATCTAACGACCACGGAGTTCACCATGGCCATGCTCGCCTGCCGCGGGTGGACCAACGTCGAAATCGCACGCCATATGGGAGTATCGCCGGGCACCGTCAAAAACCGCCTATCCGGCGTATACACCAAGCTTGGCATCGGCACGCGCGCGGAGCTGGTCGCGCATATGTTGCGTTAG